The following are encoded in a window of Clostridium thermarum genomic DNA:
- the metH gene encoding methionine synthase, with translation MTLKLDTYLKERILVLDGAMGTSIQKHGLSEAEFHGSCECHKSQKGNNDLLNLTNPSIIIDIHKAYLEAGADIIETNTFNSNRISQGDYGLEDKVYDLNYFGAKIAREIADEYTSKSINKPRFVAGSIGPTNRTASLSPNVENPGIRNITFDELKKAYEEQIEGLVDGGVDILLIETVFDTLNARAALIAADNVLTQKGIDLPIMISGTITDLSGRVLSGQTLEAFAESVKSDRIISIGLNCAFGAKEMVPFIKELSKSQSLYISFYPNAGLPNSLGEYDELPEETASVVKELAEEGHLNIVGGCCGTTPDHIRAIYETVKNYKPRELPKLPRETVFCGLEAVRINKENNFVNIGERTNVAGSAKFARLIREKKYEEALSIAKEQVENGAQIIDINFDDALLDAESEMDIFLKLLASEPDIAKVPVMIDSSKFEVLLKGLKAIQGKPIVNSISLKVGEQQFIEQASLIKKFGAGIVVMAFDERGQADTYERKIEICKRAYDILVKEVHFPPEDIIFDPNILAIATGIPDHNNYAVDYIKAVAWIKDNLPYAKVSGGVSNLSFSFRGNNVIREAMHSVFLYHAIKAGMDMGIVNPGMIQIYDEIDKELLEAVEAVVLNKSADAAEALLEFAQNYKNNEVSQADNKLQWRESDAAERLKYALVKGITDYIEQDVEEVRARYEKALQVIEGPLMDGMNMVGDLFGEGKMFLPQVVKSARVMKKAVSVLLPYIEAEKNSGEKSSAGKVVFATVKGDVHDIGKNIVSVVLACNNFEVIDLGVMVPSEKILETAKREKADIIALSGLITPSLEEMCFVAEEMERQGFDIPLMVGGATTSPTHTALKIAPRYSKGVVHSKDASKAVEAAKKLANKDTRGAYLQEINAEYKTTRENYNKIQRKLLDIVEARENGVKLDWSNIKIDKPNYIGIKTLKEFPISKLRKFIDWTFFFVAWGMKEMYPDIMENPKYAEEAKKLMHDANEMLDFLEREKILTANAVFGLFPANSLGDDIELYSDESRDKVLTTFNMLRQQEVNQKGEYRCLADYIAPKDSGIADYLGGFIVTAGLGADEYVEKLKAEGDDYKAIMIKVLADRLAEAFAELLHMQVRKEYWGYVQDEELSVQEMLREKYRGIRPAFGYPSLRDHSEKLKLFELLKGQENTGVSLTESFMMQPAATVCGLYFASEEAKYFDINKISKEQAADYAVRSNKDLKAVEKYLSNILN, from the coding sequence ATGACTTTAAAATTAGATACTTACTTAAAGGAAAGGATACTTGTTCTTGATGGGGCAATGGGAACAAGTATACAAAAGCATGGCTTAAGTGAAGCTGAATTTCATGGAAGTTGTGAATGCCATAAAAGTCAAAAAGGCAATAACGATTTATTAAATCTTACAAATCCATCAATAATAATTGATATACACAAGGCTTACCTTGAAGCAGGGGCAGATATCATAGAGACCAATACCTTTAACAGTAACAGAATTTCACAGGGGGATTATGGGCTTGAGGACAAGGTCTATGACTTAAACTATTTTGGGGCCAAAATAGCAAGAGAAATTGCGGATGAGTATACCTCCAAGAGTATCAATAAACCTAGATTTGTGGCAGGTTCCATAGGACCTACCAACAGAACTGCTTCCCTATCACCGAATGTGGAAAATCCCGGAATTAGAAATATAACCTTTGACGAACTTAAAAAGGCCTATGAGGAACAGATAGAGGGCTTAGTTGATGGTGGAGTGGATATACTGCTGATAGAAACCGTATTTGACACCTTAAATGCAAGGGCGGCATTAATAGCCGCTGATAATGTGCTGACCCAAAAAGGCATAGACTTGCCTATTATGATTTCTGGAACTATTACTGACCTAAGTGGCAGGGTGCTTTCAGGCCAAACTCTGGAGGCCTTCGCAGAAAGTGTAAAAAGTGATAGGATTATAAGCATAGGCTTAAATTGTGCCTTCGGAGCTAAAGAGATGGTTCCCTTTATAAAGGAACTTTCCAAGTCCCAGAGCCTGTATATTAGCTTTTATCCCAATGCTGGTTTACCTAACTCCCTAGGAGAATATGATGAACTTCCTGAGGAAACTGCATCGGTGGTGAAGGAACTGGCAGAGGAAGGACATTTAAACATAGTTGGAGGCTGCTGCGGTACTACCCCTGACCATATAAGGGCTATATATGAAACTGTAAAGAATTATAAGCCGAGAGAACTACCAAAGTTGCCAAGAGAAACTGTATTTTGCGGTCTGGAGGCTGTAAGGATCAACAAAGAAAACAATTTTGTCAATATCGGGGAGAGAACCAATGTGGCCGGGTCGGCCAAGTTTGCCAGACTTATCCGGGAGAAAAAGTATGAGGAAGCCCTATCCATTGCAAAGGAACAGGTGGAAAATGGCGCTCAAATTATCGATATCAACTTTGATGATGCCCTTCTAGATGCAGAATCAGAGATGGATATCTTCTTAAAACTCTTGGCTAGTGAGCCGGACATTGCTAAGGTGCCCGTAATGATCGATTCCTCAAAGTTTGAAGTGCTTTTAAAGGGATTAAAGGCCATACAAGGAAAGCCAATAGTAAATTCCATCTCACTGAAAGTCGGGGAGCAGCAATTTATAGAGCAGGCCAGCTTAATAAAAAAGTTTGGTGCCGGAATAGTTGTAATGGCATTCGATGAAAGAGGTCAGGCGGATACCTATGAAAGAAAGATAGAGATATGCAAGAGGGCCTATGACATACTTGTAAAAGAAGTGCATTTTCCACCGGAAGATATAATTTTCGATCCCAATATCTTGGCCATTGCCACAGGCATACCAGACCATAATAACTATGCGGTGGACTATATCAAGGCAGTGGCCTGGATAAAGGATAATCTTCCCTATGCAAAGGTAAGCGGGGGAGTAAGCAATCTTTCTTTCTCCTTCCGAGGAAACAATGTCATAAGAGAAGCTATGCATTCAGTATTCCTATATCATGCCATTAAGGCAGGTATGGACATGGGAATAGTTAATCCCGGCATGATACAGATATATGACGAAATTGATAAGGAGCTATTGGAAGCTGTTGAAGCAGTAGTGCTAAATAAGAGTGCAGATGCAGCAGAAGCATTACTCGAATTTGCCCAGAATTATAAAAACAATGAAGTCAGTCAGGCAGATAATAAGTTGCAGTGGAGAGAATCTGATGCTGCCGAAAGACTGAAATATGCCTTGGTTAAAGGAATCACTGACTATATAGAACAGGATGTGGAGGAAGTAAGAGCAAGATATGAAAAAGCTCTGCAGGTTATAGAAGGGCCACTGATGGATGGAATGAACATGGTGGGAGACCTCTTTGGAGAGGGGAAAATGTTTCTGCCTCAGGTGGTTAAGAGCGCAAGAGTTATGAAGAAGGCAGTCAGTGTTCTGCTGCCCTATATAGAAGCGGAAAAGAACAGCGGAGAGAAAAGCAGTGCAGGAAAGGTGGTTTTTGCCACTGTAAAAGGAGACGTGCATGACATAGGTAAAAACATTGTTTCCGTAGTGCTTGCCTGTAATAACTTCGAAGTAATTGACTTGGGAGTTATGGTTCCCAGTGAAAAAATATTGGAAACCGCTAAAAGAGAGAAAGCAGATATCATAGCACTGAGCGGCCTTATAACTCCATCCCTTGAGGAGATGTGTTTTGTTGCAGAGGAGATGGAAAGGCAGGGCTTTGATATTCCCCTCATGGTGGGTGGGGCAACCACTTCACCTACCCATACAGCATTAAAGATAGCACCAAGATATTCAAAGGGGGTAGTACACTCCAAAGATGCTTCAAAGGCTGTAGAGGCAGCAAAGAAACTTGCAAACAAGGACACAAGAGGGGCATACCTTCAGGAAATTAACGCTGAATACAAGACCACAAGGGAAAATTACAATAAAATTCAGCGTAAGCTTCTGGATATTGTTGAAGCCAGAGAAAATGGCGTTAAACTTGACTGGTCAAACATTAAAATAGATAAACCTAACTACATTGGCATTAAAACCTTAAAGGAGTTTCCTATCAGTAAATTGAGGAAATTTATAGATTGGACGTTCTTCTTTGTGGCCTGGGGCATGAAGGAAATGTATCCTGATATAATGGAAAATCCTAAATATGCTGAAGAAGCAAAGAAGCTCATGCATGATGCCAATGAAATGCTTGACTTTCTGGAAAGAGAGAAAATCCTCACTGCCAATGCAGTGTTTGGCTTATTCCCTGCAAATTCCTTGGGAGATGACATTGAACTTTACAGTGATGAAAGTAGGGATAAAGTCCTTACAACCTTTAATATGTTGAGACAGCAGGAGGTAAACCAGAAGGGTGAATACCGATGTCTGGCAGATTATATTGCACCTAAAGACTCAGGAATAGCGGATTATCTTGGAGGCTTTATAGTTACCGCCGGACTGGGAGCAGATGAATATGTTGAAAAGCTAAAGGCTGAGGGCGACGACTATAAGGCCATTATGATAAAAGTATTGGCAGACCGACTGGCTGAAGCCTTTGCAGAATTACTTCACATGCAGGTACGTAAAGAATACTGGGGCTATGTACAGGATGAAGAACTTTCCGTTCAAGAAATGTTGAGAGAAAAGTATAGAGGAATCAGGCCGGCCTTTGGCTACCCATCTCTAAGGGACCACAGTGAAAAGCTTAAACTCTTTGAACTGCTTAAGGGCCAGGAAAATACCGGAGTGTCTCTCACAGAAAGCTTTATGATGCAGCCTGCAGCCACCGTATGCGGCCTCTACTTTGCATCGGAGGAAGCAAAATACTTCGATATCAATAAGATTAGCAAGGAACAAGCAGCCGATTATGCAGTCCGCAGTAATAAAGATCTCAAAGCTGTAGAAAAATACTTGAGTAACATACTAAATTAG
- a CDS encoding MazG nucleotide pyrophosphohydrolase domain-containing protein: MPREELTEEQVMNAVDKVAEKLRYRLNQKGYGSFASRHEILGVMTEEFKEFVDAVHSKNYDEMREEIMDLAVGCIFGLACFDEKTIER; this comes from the coding sequence TTGCCTAGAGAGGAACTTACTGAAGAACAAGTTATGAATGCAGTAGATAAGGTCGCAGAAAAATTGAGATACAGACTTAATCAAAAAGGCTATGGATCCTTTGCAAGCAGACATGAAATACTTGGTGTTATGACAGAAGAATTTAAGGAATTTGTAGATGCGGTACATTCAAAAAACTATGATGAAATGAGAGAAGAAATTATGGATTTAGCGGTGGGGTGCATTTTCGGCTTAGCCTGTTTCGATGAAAAAACTATAGAACGATAG
- a CDS encoding glycoside hydrolase family 16 protein codes for MNKRALKLVWSDEFDYEGRPDPEKWSYEVGNHQWPNNEAQAYTDRPANIRVEDGKMIITALKEQDGEREYTSAKLVTYGKASWKYGRIEVRAKLPGGRGAWPAIWMMPDSFHEGIDWPNCGEIDIMEFIPNATNSKIFRMTSRQNDMASSFNPEKSIVLFSLHSELHNHSNKDTVQYTHMTQEVETAATEFHTYGIDWTEDYIEFFVDDKPMVRYNKSDDNEDQSFRSWPFDQPFYLIMNIAVGGSLGGEIHDEDLPYVMEIESVKVYQ; via the coding sequence ATGAATAAGAGAGCTTTAAAATTAGTCTGGTCCGATGAATTTGACTATGAAGGACGTCCTGATCCTGAAAAATGGAGTTATGAAGTGGGAAACCATCAATGGCCTAATAATGAAGCCCAAGCCTATACAGACCGGCCTGCTAACATAAGAGTGGAAGATGGCAAAATGATAATTACAGCCTTAAAAGAACAGGATGGAGAAAGAGAATATACTTCTGCCAAATTAGTTACCTATGGCAAAGCCTCCTGGAAGTATGGACGAATTGAGGTTAGAGCAAAGCTTCCCGGAGGAAGAGGGGCTTGGCCTGCTATCTGGATGATGCCGGATTCCTTCCATGAAGGTATTGATTGGCCTAATTGTGGTGAAATTGACATCATGGAGTTTATTCCTAACGCTACTAACTCCAAAATATTTAGGATGACCTCTCGGCAGAACGATATGGCTAGCTCCTTCAATCCTGAGAAATCAATAGTACTGTTTAGCCTTCATTCAGAATTACACAATCACAGCAACAAAGATACAGTACAATACACCCACATGACTCAAGAAGTTGAAACTGCTGCCACTGAGTTTCATACCTATGGAATAGATTGGACAGAAGATTATATCGAGTTTTTTGTGGATGATAAGCCTATGGTCCGCTATAATAAATCTGATGATAATGAGGATCAGTCATTTAGAAGCTGGCCCTTTGATCAACCCTTCTATCTAATAATGAATATTGCTGTAGGTGGTTCCCTAGGTGGAGAGATACACGACGAGGACTTGCCTTATGTAATGGAGATTGAGTCAGTAAAAGTTTATCAATAG
- the sstT gene encoding serine/threonine transporter SstT, which produces MGNLMKKWNQLSLVTQIAIGLIIGIVLAIGIPETAKPITILGSLFVGALKSIAPVLVLFLVMSAIAQHKRGHQTNMKSIIVLYLIGTFLAGLVAVIASFLFPVSLTLASGAENLTPPGGVVEVIRSLLLNLVDNPVKALLNANYIGILSWAVLLGFALRTAPDSTKTMLSNFSDAVSTIVQWVIKFAPLGIMGLVFDSIATNGLSSLLDYGKLLVVLIGCMVFIALVVNPIIVFIMIRQNPFPLVFKCLKESGITAFFTRSSAANIPVNMTLCEKLGLDKNSYSVSIPLGATINMAGAAVTISVLALAAVHTLGIQVDIGTAFILSILSAVCACGASGVAGGSLLLIPLACSLFGISNDTAMQVVGVGFIIGVLQDSFETAINSSTDVLFTAAAEFAQWRKEGKKIVIKK; this is translated from the coding sequence ATGGGAAACCTAATGAAAAAATGGAACCAATTAAGCTTAGTAACCCAAATAGCCATAGGCTTAATTATCGGAATAGTCCTAGCTATAGGAATTCCAGAAACGGCCAAACCAATCACAATTTTGGGTTCATTATTTGTTGGTGCTTTGAAATCAATCGCCCCAGTACTGGTATTATTTTTAGTTATGTCTGCTATTGCCCAGCATAAAAGAGGTCACCAAACAAATATGAAATCAATAATTGTTCTCTACCTTATAGGAACATTCTTAGCTGGACTAGTAGCGGTTATTGCAAGCTTCTTGTTCCCTGTGAGCCTGACACTTGCTTCAGGTGCTGAGAACTTGACTCCACCCGGTGGCGTAGTGGAAGTTATAAGATCCTTACTTCTAAATCTGGTGGATAATCCTGTAAAGGCACTTTTGAATGCTAACTATATCGGGATACTATCCTGGGCTGTATTGCTTGGTTTTGCATTAAGAACAGCACCTGATTCCACAAAAACGATGCTCAGCAACTTCTCTGATGCAGTATCCACCATAGTACAATGGGTAATCAAGTTTGCTCCTCTTGGAATTATGGGGCTCGTATTTGATTCCATAGCCACAAATGGTCTATCATCCCTACTGGACTACGGTAAATTACTGGTAGTACTAATTGGATGTATGGTCTTCATAGCACTTGTCGTTAACCCAATAATAGTATTCATAATGATACGCCAAAACCCATTTCCACTGGTGTTTAAGTGTTTAAAGGAAAGTGGAATAACCGCCTTCTTTACGAGAAGTTCTGCAGCAAACATACCTGTAAATATGACTTTGTGCGAAAAGTTGGGCTTGGATAAGAACTCCTATTCTGTATCAATTCCCTTAGGTGCTACCATCAATATGGCCGGTGCCGCAGTTACAATTTCTGTTTTAGCTCTGGCTGCGGTTCACACTCTTGGTATTCAAGTGGACATAGGTACTGCCTTTATCCTAAGCATACTTTCCGCTGTATGTGCCTGCGGGGCCTCTGGTGTAGCTGGTGGTTCCTTACTTCTTATTCCACTGGCCTGCAGCTTATTCGGTATATCAAATGACACTGCCATGCAGGTTGTAGGTGTGGGCTTTATCATAGGAGTTCTACAGGATTCCTTTGAGACAGCAATCAATTCATCTACTGATGTGCTCTTTACAGCAGCTGCTGAATTTGCTCAATGGCGAAAAGAAGGAAAGAAAATTGTAATTAAAAAATAG
- the rsgA gene encoding ribosome small subunit-dependent GTPase A has product MSNVKMDRYGYTDFFKVQSEMFGIGDKGLIPARVIEVQREYYTIITEFGEKGARLKGSLFYNGEQNVVYPAVGDFVFVQNNPYGQDIIYKVLDRKSKFSRLDSFNETEQVVATNFDYVFIMTSLNHDLNLKRLERYLATAWQSGGMPVIVLTKLDLCPNYEEYKAKVESMAVGVPVVAISSLTGEGMEELKKYIKPATTIVFLGSSGVGKSSLVNTIAGCEIMKVSGIREDDSKGRHTTTHRQLIMLDNGTMIIDTPGMRELGLWDVTEGISTTFSDIEDLATRCKFRDCSHGSEPGCAVKEALEKGELSKDRWQNFIKLKKEAEFAERKENTSLRMKEKAFQKGLSKFQKSLKKGRR; this is encoded by the coding sequence ATGAGTAATGTAAAAATGGATAGATATGGATATACAGATTTTTTTAAGGTGCAAAGTGAAATGTTTGGTATAGGTGATAAGGGCTTAATACCTGCTAGGGTAATTGAAGTTCAAAGAGAATATTATACTATAATAACAGAATTCGGTGAAAAAGGTGCTAGGCTTAAAGGATCACTTTTTTACAATGGTGAGCAAAATGTTGTTTATCCAGCAGTAGGGGACTTTGTATTTGTTCAAAACAATCCCTATGGCCAAGATATTATATACAAAGTCTTGGACAGAAAGAGCAAATTTTCCAGACTTGACTCTTTCAATGAAACAGAACAGGTGGTGGCAACGAATTTTGATTATGTATTCATCATGACTTCATTAAATCATGATTTAAACTTAAAAAGACTGGAAAGGTATTTAGCCACTGCCTGGCAGAGTGGCGGTATGCCGGTAATTGTTCTGACCAAATTGGATCTTTGCCCCAATTATGAGGAGTATAAGGCAAAAGTTGAGAGTATGGCAGTGGGGGTTCCTGTGGTAGCAATAAGCTCACTTACCGGTGAAGGAATGGAGGAATTAAAAAAATATATCAAGCCAGCGACAACAATTGTATTTCTCGGTTCTTCCGGTGTAGGCAAGTCTTCATTGGTAAACACCATTGCAGGGTGTGAGATTATGAAAGTAAGCGGAATAAGAGAAGATGACAGCAAGGGACGGCATACCACCACCCATAGGCAGCTTATTATGCTTGATAACGGTACTATGATTATTGACACACCGGGAATGAGAGAACTTGGTCTATGGGATGTTACTGAAGGTATATCTACAACCTTTAGTGACATTGAGGACCTGGCAACAAGATGTAAATTTAGGGACTGCAGTCATGGTTCAGAGCCCGGATGTGCGGTAAAAGAAGCTTTGGAAAAGGGAGAGCTTTCTAAGGATAGGTGGCAAAACTTCATAAAGCTAAAGAAAGAGGCAGAATTTGCTGAGAGGAAAGAGAATACAAGTTTGCGAATGAAAGAAAAGGCCTTTCAAAAAGGGTTGTCTAAATTTCAAAAATCATTAAAAAAGGGTAGAAGATAA
- the ftsH gene encoding ATP-dependent zinc metalloprotease FtsH, producing the protein MQNRKSLISYIITALLITLIINTLLSRVSQSSLEEIDYSRFLSMLKNNEIESVEIQSDRLLITPVEDENSPADKKIYYTGYLYDPELVNKLESAGVKFSTPVTDKQSPIITFILSWILPFVLFYIVGSFLMNSLSKKMGGGAMSFGKSNAKIYIEKKTGVTLNDVAGQEEAKESLKEIIDFLHKPEKYTKIGAKLPKGALLVGPPGTGKTLLAKAVAGEANVPFFSLSGSDFVEMFVGVGASRVRDLFKQAEKSAPCIIFIDEIDAIGKSREGNMGGNDEREQTLNQLLAEMDGFDSSKGVVILAATNRPEVLDKALLRPGRFDRRVIVDKPDLKGREAILRVHGKNVKLADDVNFEEIALATAGAVGADLANMVNEAALRAVSLGRDRVQQADLFEAVETVIAGKEKKDRIMTEEEKRLVAYHEVGHALAAAMQKQTQPVHKITIVPRTMGALGYTMQMPEKEKYLMSKDEILEQIVVLLAGRAAEEVVFNKITTGASNDIERATELARQMVTMYGMSDKFGMMGLESIQNRYLDGRPVQTCSSETSAEVDRVVLQIIAQCYEKAKTLLNDNLEALNKISEHLIQKETIMGEEFMEILNSVSSANSIE; encoded by the coding sequence GTGCAAAATAGAAAAAGTTTAATAAGCTACATTATAACTGCCCTATTGATTACATTAATAATAAATACTCTTTTATCCAGAGTCTCCCAGTCATCTTTGGAAGAAATCGACTATAGCCGTTTTCTATCTATGTTGAAAAATAATGAAATAGAATCAGTGGAAATACAATCAGACAGACTCTTGATAACCCCAGTTGAGGATGAAAATTCACCTGCTGATAAAAAAATCTACTATACTGGTTACCTGTATGATCCTGAGCTGGTGAATAAGCTTGAGAGTGCAGGAGTTAAGTTTTCAACACCTGTTACAGATAAACAATCGCCTATTATAACCTTTATACTTTCTTGGATACTGCCCTTTGTGTTATTTTATATAGTAGGTTCCTTCCTCATGAACTCCCTGAGCAAAAAAATGGGAGGAGGAGCTATGTCCTTCGGTAAAAGCAATGCTAAGATATATATAGAGAAAAAGACCGGTGTTACCTTAAACGATGTAGCCGGTCAGGAAGAGGCAAAGGAATCTCTCAAGGAAATAATCGACTTCCTTCATAAGCCGGAAAAATATACGAAAATAGGAGCAAAACTACCTAAAGGTGCTCTTCTTGTAGGCCCTCCCGGTACCGGTAAAACCCTTTTAGCTAAAGCTGTAGCCGGAGAAGCTAATGTTCCCTTCTTCTCACTTTCTGGTTCAGACTTCGTAGAAATGTTCGTAGGAGTTGGTGCCTCAAGAGTTAGGGATTTGTTCAAACAAGCGGAAAAAAGTGCCCCCTGCATAATTTTTATCGATGAGATAGATGCCATTGGTAAGAGCCGTGAGGGAAACATGGGCGGAAATGACGAAAGAGAGCAGACCTTAAATCAGTTATTGGCAGAGATGGATGGTTTTGATTCTTCAAAGGGTGTAGTTATATTGGCAGCTACTAACAGACCGGAAGTATTAGATAAGGCCCTGTTAAGACCCGGCCGTTTTGACAGAAGAGTTATTGTTGATAAGCCTGATCTCAAAGGTAGAGAGGCTATCTTAAGGGTTCACGGCAAGAACGTCAAACTGGCTGATGACGTCAATTTTGAAGAAATAGCTCTTGCCACTGCCGGAGCTGTAGGAGCAGACCTTGCCAATATGGTAAATGAAGCTGCACTGAGAGCTGTAAGCCTAGGTAGAGATAGGGTTCAACAAGCGGATCTTTTTGAAGCGGTAGAAACAGTTATAGCAGGTAAGGAGAAAAAGGATAGGATTATGACAGAAGAGGAAAAAAGACTTGTGGCCTACCACGAAGTCGGTCATGCCCTAGCTGCAGCAATGCAAAAGCAAACACAGCCGGTTCATAAGATTACTATAGTTCCAAGAACTATGGGGGCCCTAGGCTATACAATGCAGATGCCTGAAAAGGAAAAGTACCTAATGTCCAAAGATGAAATACTGGAACAAATTGTAGTATTACTTGCCGGTAGAGCTGCAGAGGAAGTTGTCTTTAATAAAATAACTACCGGAGCTTCTAATGACATTGAAAGAGCTACTGAGCTTGCTAGACAAATGGTAACTATGTATGGTATGTCTGACAAATTTGGCATGATGGGTCTTGAGTCCATACAAAACAGATATCTTGACGGAAGGCCTGTTCAAACATGCTCCAGTGAGACATCTGCAGAGGTAGATAGAGTAGTTCTACAGATAATAGCTCAGTGCTACGAGAAGGCTAAAACCCTGTTAAATGACAATCTAGAAGCATTAAATAAAATTTCTGAGCATCTTATTCAAAAGGAAACTATCATGGGTGAAGAATTCATGGAGATACTAAATTCAGTTTCTTCTGCTAACAGCATAGAATAA
- a CDS encoding GIY-YIG nuclease family protein: MDLKEKIKALPSSSGIYLMKDSQGTIIYVGKSKNLKNRVSSYFQKSKNRSPKVEKLVMNLKDFEYILTDTEFEAFMLECKLIKKYKPRYNRLMKNPLAYNFIGISKSEPYPTLEIIYSPFSKDKYIYWGPYSSKGIVEKAVQGIKECCMIMCSNPTKKNSSCLNYSLGLCLGTCLGKVTNEQYREIIERIMALFNGSDHSIIEEMERIMLSASENFDFETAAKYRDYITALTSILNKKKVIEFAEENNGIILVEKLDEEYFKLFIIKGNKILYTERYCLQTTDIQKLVKEVQKSPHNYINPALLKASIEVNIDEIDEAQIIYSYLKSNKCQYWLI, from the coding sequence ATGGACTTGAAAGAAAAGATAAAAGCACTTCCCTCTTCCTCCGGCATTTATCTTATGAAGGACTCTCAGGGAACCATAATATATGTAGGAAAATCTAAAAACCTAAAAAATAGAGTATCATCATACTTTCAAAAGAGTAAAAACCGTTCGCCCAAGGTAGAGAAACTTGTAATGAATCTCAAGGATTTTGAATATATTCTTACGGACACGGAGTTTGAAGCCTTTATGCTGGAATGCAAATTGATTAAGAAGTATAAACCTCGCTACAACCGTTTGATGAAAAACCCTTTAGCCTATAACTTTATTGGTATATCAAAATCAGAGCCCTATCCTACCCTTGAAATAATATATAGTCCTTTTTCCAAGGATAAATATATCTATTGGGGTCCATATAGCAGCAAGGGTATTGTGGAGAAAGCGGTTCAAGGAATCAAGGAATGCTGTATGATCATGTGCAGTAATCCCACCAAGAAGAACAGCAGCTGCCTAAATTATTCTTTAGGTCTCTGTCTTGGTACCTGTTTGGGTAAAGTGACCAATGAACAATATAGAGAAATAATAGAAAGAATCATGGCCCTATTTAACGGTTCTGATCATAGTATTATTGAAGAAATGGAAAGAATTATGCTGTCAGCCTCTGAGAATTTTGATTTTGAAACAGCTGCAAAATATAGAGATTATATTACCGCGTTAACCTCCATTTTAAATAAGAAGAAGGTTATAGAATTCGCAGAGGAAAATAACGGTATAATTTTAGTAGAAAAGTTAGATGAGGAATACTTCAAGTTATTTATTATTAAGGGTAATAAAATTCTCTATACTGAAAGGTACTGTCTTCAAACCACGGATATACAAAAGCTTGTTAAAGAAGTACAAAAAAGTCCTCATAACTATATAAATCCAGCTTTACTAAAGGCATCTATTGAGGTAAATATAGATGAAATAGATGAAGCTCAGATCATATACAGCTATTTGAAAAGCAATAAATGCCAGTACTGGTTAATCTGA
- a CDS encoding GerAB/ArcD/ProY family transporter, with product MFPTLTLSKAYKLEVQVFERTESLFMTAWIPITFTNLVLIYLIVITCEKELLSIKKTITAALLSFPIIYIALYPKDIYEVFDFLPLTNAFVLGLAFIYMPIIILVELI from the coding sequence ATATTTCCAACCCTGACGTTATCAAAGGCATATAAGCTGGAAGTGCAAGTATTTGAAAGAACAGAAAGTTTGTTCATGACTGCATGGATCCCAATTACTTTTACAAACCTTGTTCTCATATACTTGATTGTCATTACATGTGAAAAAGAATTACTTAGTATTAAGAAAACTATAACAGCTGCCCTGCTTTCCTTTCCCATAATATATATAGCATTATACCCAAAAGACATATATGAAGTATTTGATTTCCTTCCATTAACTAATGCTTTTGTATTAGGCCTTGCTTTCATATATATGCCCATCATAATTCTTGTAGAGTTAATCTAA